Below is a genomic region from Hydrogenimonas thermophila.
ATGAAGTATCAGCTATAAATGTCCATCTATTACCAAACCACTTTGTAGCACTGACTCCAAGCATAAAAGATGGTTTACCAAAGCTAAGTTGAACACTTGGATCAAAGTATGTTCCATCACTTTTCTTTTGAGACGGACTTCCTGTTGGCAATGATACATTAAAAAAAGTGCTGAAATGCCAATCTTCCATATCATCTAAACTCTCTTTTTTTGGTACAAGTTTAAAACCATCATCATAAGCAAACCCTAAAACTCCCATTAGGTTAATATCATGAAAACCACTTGTCTCTTCACCATTGTCAAAAGTTTTAACATAGTAAGGTGCAAAAATATAACCGCTAAAATATGATGTAAATCCATACCCTAGTCCATACATCCAGTAGTTATGTCTCTTCATCTCATCATCACTAGCAGGAGTATATGTCTCAAAATTTACATAGTCTACCTTCATATACCCAAGATACTTTCCTTCAGGTAGCGGTGTTGAAGCTGTAGTCTCTATTGGAGCTCCAGGTCCTTCCAATCCTCCTACACCAACAGATGCAACACCATGATGTGCATATAGTGCAGATGATAGTAGTAGCGATCCAAAAAGTATTCGTTTCATAATTAATCTCTCCTCTTCTTTATAAATGACAATATAGTAAAAATAGCTATAATCAATGCAATACCTACAAACATTTTTGCAAACTTTTCATATAGTGTTTGAGAACCATCAACAATCTTCATATCTTTATCGACAGCCACTTTTACAACAGCTCCGTGACCATCTTCACTCATAACTTTAACAACCCACTCACCCTTTTGATCAGGCAAAAAAATGACACGAGAATATTTGTCAGTTCTTCCAACTGCAAATGGGATCTCACTCTTGGGAGCATAGACTTCATACGGCTTGTATGAAAAATCTTCTGAACCATTGAATGAAAAAGCTACAACTACAGCACTGTTGTAGATAATCTTATGGTGAAGATCGTGTGCAAATAGTGAGATCATTGCAAATAACAAAACTGTTAAAACTCTCATTCTTTTACCTCAAAATTGAGTGCAGTTGTATGAACTATCTCATCACACTTTCCATTACCA
It encodes:
- a CDS encoding transporter, whose protein sequence is MKRILFGSLLLSSALYAHHGVASVGVGGLEGPGAPIETTASTPLPEGKYLGYMKVDYVNFETYTPASDDEMKRHNYWMYGLGYGFTSYFSGYIFAPYYVKTFDNGEETSGFHDINLMGVLGFAYDDGFKLVPKKESLDDMEDWHFSTFFNVSLPTGSPSQKKSDGTYFDPSVQLSFGKPSFMLGVSATKWFGNRWTFIADTSYNTFLEYTYPDGTSVKYADEIRLNTALTYRLYTNAESKFRVDFNIEANYLNLGRDKVDGVYESATGGHILYDTIGFRIYKGSISAGFGIKTPMWTDLNEESQQQGAEGKEDYRALFTFSTLF